Genomic DNA from Verrucomicrobiota bacterium:
ACCCGTACGCCTAAAAAGCCGAATTCCGCTATCCGTAAGGTGGCCAAGGTTCGTCTGACCACTGGTATCGAAGTGATCGCATATATCCCTGACGAAGGGCACAACCTTCAGGAGCACAGCATTGTTTTGGTCCGTGGGGGTCGTGTGAAGGACCTTCCGGGTGTTCGCTACCACATCGTTCGGGGAACTCTTGACTGCCGTGGAGTCGAAAAACGCCGTCGCAGCCGTTCGAAGTATGGGGTGAAGAAG
This window encodes:
- the rpsL gene encoding 30S ribosomal protein S12; its protein translation is MPTINQLVRKPRQLVKAKTKSPALKNNPFRRGVCVQVMTRTPKKPNSAIRKVAKVRLTTGIEVIAYIPDEGHNLQEHSIVLVRGGRVKDLPGVRYHIVRGTLDCRGVEKRRRSRSKYGVKKPKES